The Bradyrhizobium betae genomic interval GCGGCCGCGCGGCTATTTCGGGCTGCCGCGGGACGTCGTGCTGTTGGACGGCAAGGAGCCGAAGGACGTCAAGCCGGGCGTGCCCACGGATTCGGCAGCGACCCTGCGCCTTCCGGCGAGCGAAGTCGGGCGTAACATCGTGGCTCAGTTCGGCGAAGAACGAATTGTGGCACGCCTCTGGCCTGCGTCCGAGAACAGGATTGCGATTGCCGAACTGACTTATTAGCTATTTGCCTGCGTCACATCTCTCGGGAGGGAGCCATGAATATCGCCAGTGTGCGTCGGCCCATCGTCCCTCCGACCCCGCCGCGTGCACCCGACGACATGTCGTTCCTCGGCCGGGTCGCGCTCCTCCGGCAGAACATGATCGCGACCTGGGGGCAGCGCGCCTATGAGGAAGACGTCATCAAGGGACGCTTCTTCCTGCAACACAGCTTCATCCTGAATCGTCCGGATGCGATCCGGCATGTGCTGCTCAGCAACTACGAAAACTACACGCGCACGCCGGCTGGCATCCGCATGCTGCGTCCCGTGCTCGGCGAAGGCCTCCTGATCGCGGAAGGCCAGGCCTGGACGTTTCAGCGCCGCACGCTCGCGCCGGCCTTCACGCCGCGCGCGACTGCGAACCTCGTTCCGCACATGACGGCGGTGCTCGACGAGACCATCGCGAAGCTCGATGCGCAGTCGGGCGCGCCGGTCGACCTGCGCGAAATCATGCAACGCATGACGCTGGAGATCGCCGGGCGTACGATGTTCTCGTTCGGCATGGACCGACACGGCCCGGCCTTGCGCAATTTCGTCGTGGAATATGGCGAGCGGCTCGGTCGGCCGTATTTCCTCGACATGCTGCTGCCGGTGTCGTGGCCGAGCCCGATGGATTTTCCCCGCGCCCGTTTCCGCAAGCGCTGGACCGAATTCGTCGCCATGCTGATCGCCGAGCGGCGCGCGATGGGCAAGAAGGACGGAGCGCCGCCGCGCGACCTGTTCGATCTCATGGATGCGGCGCGCGACCCCGAAACCGGCAAGGGCTTTTCCGACGAACAGCTGGTCGACGAGGTCGCGACCATGATTCTCGCCGGCCACGAGACCACCGCGACGGCGCTGTTCTGGGCGCTCTATCTGCTCGCGCTCGATCCCGATACGCAGGAGGAGGTGGCCTCCGAGACACGCGGCGAACATCTCGACAGCATGGCCGACATCGATCGCCAGAAACTCACCCGTGCGGTGATCGACGAGACGATGCGGCTCTATCCGCCCGCCTTCCTGGTCGCGCGGGCCGCGCGCGAGAAGGACAACGCGGCCGGCGTCGAGATCGGCAAGGGCGACATCATCATGATCGCGCCCTGGCTGCTGCACCGGCACGAGAAGCTGTGGGACCAGCCGAACGCGTTCATTCCGAAACGGTTCATGTCGAAAGAGGCGTCCGATCGTTTCGCCTATTTGCCGTTTGGCGCTGGCCCGCGCGTCTGCATCGGCGCGCCGTTCGCGCAGGCCGAGTCCGTGCTGGCGCTGGCGCGGTTGATCGGCGCGTTCCGCGTCGAGCTTGCCGACAGCATTCCCGTGATTCCCCATGGCGTCGTCACGACCCAGCCGGATCGTTCACCCCCGTTCCGTATCACCCGCCGGTGACAGACGTTGGTCTGGCCGATGGCGTGATCCATCCTGATAGAGTTACGCCATGAGCGACATCCAGGCCCAGTTTTCCGTTCTGAAGCAGACCGCCGACGCCAAGGTGGTCGATGCGATCGCGCGCCTGATCGATGATGGTGAGGATCACGAGCTCAACCGGGTCAACGTCCTCGATTTTTCCAGGGAGCACGGTCTGGACGAGGAGCAGGCAATTTCGGGCTTCCTGCATTCGGCGCGGCTCGGGCTGTTCGATCTCGGCTGGAACGTGCTGTGCCCGGGCTGCGGCGGCGTGCTGGGGGCGCATTCGACCCTGAAGGCGCTCAAGCCCGACGACTATCACTGCGCGCTCTGTGCCTGTGGCTACAAGGCCTCGGTCGACGATCAGGTCGAGGTCTCCTTCACCGTGAACCCGTGCGTGCGGCGCATCGCGGCGCACGATCCTGATACGCTTCCGGTGTGGGATTATTTCAGGCAGGTGTTCTGGAGTTCCGGCGTCGATTTCAACAAGGAATCGTTCGCGACGCTCGCCAACGAGGTGACGCTCGATACGATGGAGCTGCCGG includes:
- a CDS encoding cytochrome P450; amino-acid sequence: MNIASVRRPIVPPTPPRAPDDMSFLGRVALLRQNMIATWGQRAYEEDVIKGRFFLQHSFILNRPDAIRHVLLSNYENYTRTPAGIRMLRPVLGEGLLIAEGQAWTFQRRTLAPAFTPRATANLVPHMTAVLDETIAKLDAQSGAPVDLREIMQRMTLEIAGRTMFSFGMDRHGPALRNFVVEYGERLGRPYFLDMLLPVSWPSPMDFPRARFRKRWTEFVAMLIAERRAMGKKDGAPPRDLFDLMDAARDPETGKGFSDEQLVDEVATMILAGHETTATALFWALYLLALDPDTQEEVASETRGEHLDSMADIDRQKLTRAVIDETMRLYPPAFLVARAAREKDNAAGVEIGKGDIIMIAPWLLHRHEKLWDQPNAFIPKRFMSKEASDRFAYLPFGAGPRVCIGAPFAQAESVLALARLIGAFRVELADSIPVIPHGVVTTQPDRSPPFRITRR